From Quercus robur chromosome 8, dhQueRobu3.1, whole genome shotgun sequence:
GTGCAACTTCATTTCTATTTTCCACAGATGTCCTATCTCTAATGTCCATCCAACTCTTGTCCATAACTATAgaacaaatttacaaaataaataccTATGGCATGATATCATAAAATCATAAACCAACCATTAGTCCATATTTCAATTACTCTAACAAAACAAACCTATGCTTCTAAGAAAACAGGATGAAATttccaaatttgagaaaatgacTTGCAAGTCACACCAATGTCCTAAGTGTAGGCATAAGGAGTCTAAATTCATAAGTAATTTATTAATACATTTGGTAACTAATCAATATCTCTTGACAATTGTCATTTAGTTTGCATGTTCAACATgtgaaagaaatgaaataattaaagaaaaatccaCCACAAAACAATTATCGATTCAAGCCACCCACTTGTTCTAACTTAGGAACCCACCCCAACACAATTATCATAATCACAAATAAagaatgcttacaagtattgaagtcCAAAAAGTAATCAacaaatataactcaaaaatattcatccaaattttcaaaaaataataaacacttCCAATATGAATGTAAACCACCTTATagcaccatgcaagccacccgcttgcttcAACTCAACAATCCACCCTAACACAATTATCATAATCACAAATATagaatgcttacaagtattgaagtcTAAAAAGTAATCAACAAATATAACTCAACCATATCCAtccaaattttcataaaataataaacactCCCAATATAAATGTAAATCGCCTTATagcaccatgcaagccaccctcTTGCTCCAACTCAACAATCTATATCAAGTCTATCCATATCTTCATTCACACAATTGGACTAAGTCTTGAAACTCTTAAGAAATAAGTAAAAACCATGGAAATAGGATTacacataaacttaaatataataCACAATGAAGAGTATAAAATTAGGGATGACAGATCCATTTAAGTAGACCTGACGGTACTAGATTAGTGGGCTAACAGGGATAAGGCAACAGAGGGGGGCATCGGATGAATAGGACACATGACAGGTGGATTCCTCCCCGTAATAGATGGTTAGTCCTTCTACATGGACGAATTCAAGACACACGGACATGAGGTAGACGGGTATCAAGGCCACATGGCATTCACATGGTTTAAGTGGCCTCCAAGGAATCCTAAATGGAAATAACTTGCATCTCACGATTAACCCTAGTCAGAAGAATCCCAGCATGAAAAGAATCTCAACATGAGAAGGATCCTGTAATATACGCGCATTTATGATAATCATTTCCGTAAGGAAAGACCTTACGCAAGAAACGGAGGTTgattctacactactataaaaacccaaggcCCTCAGAAAacaaggtatgcataatttaccTCAGTTTTAGCACTCTAGAATTGTGAAAAGTTCTCTAACTTATCCTTAAAAGGGTATTTGgtcggtaccacaccggtactctcctaAGGTCTTCTTGTTTTGTGTTGTGCAAGTGTTGTTTTGATCACGTGAGGACTGTGCGACTAACTGACGATTTTCGACATCATTAGTTGGAACCGTCTGTTAGGAAACAGGAGATAAGCCATACTTACCGCTTCTCAGACAaaaagttgcatggtacttactcatTCGATGGTAACAACCACTAACAATCAAGGTGACGAACCGTGCACCACTGCCCTAGAGAGACAAGTTCAAACCCTCGCAGCAGCAAAGGAACGCCTCACCAAGTAGAATCATGACCTAGAGGAACAACTACACCAGAAGAACACAACGCTTAACACCCAAGAGGTAGTTGAAGTCCTTAATTGTTTATCTAAGTGTTGGGTAGAATGAAAGATATCTGCCCCTTTTTACTCTTTACAAAGTATGTTACTTATCTTCCTTAGACCTGGTCTTCATTGCAGAAAGGTCAATTCACAGCGCGAGTATGTGGTAAACTCCTATATTATTGGTACTTAGTTAAATTGATTAAGTTGTTAGCAGTGtattgttatctattttttataaagTATAAAGTAGCAACAGTTCAACGCTATTTATAATGGTGATAAGCTTCAAAGCATACAAAGTAAAAGTGCaagagataaataaaaaataaaataaaaaaacactacaGGAAAATCCTAAGTGCTAAGCCTTGGCTTTGGGAGCAGAAGGGTCTTCTTTCTGGCTCGACTGAGAGGTAGGGGCGTCCTTGGCCTTAGGATCAGCTTCTTTAGTCTCGGCCTCTGCTTCCTATCTTTGCTGCAGCTTTCCTTATTCTTGGCAACGTCTTTGGCTTCAGAAAAAGACTTTTTCTCCTTGCCCTTGCCCTTGTCTTTGGCCCCCTCAACCCCCTAGCCTTGATCACCAGCTTGGCTGGATCCCTTCAAAGTCACGGGAAGAGGGAGAGCAACTTGAGTAGTCAGGGGCTGCTTTAAGGACTTAGGAGTAGTGGCAGAGGGAGATGGGAGGCCGCCCGGGATTTCACGGATATTAGGGTGGTAGTATGTCTTTCCTGGTTGTCTCCACTCTGAGCCTGCAGGGACTCCTGCAATGTTGAGGGCTTCTGCCCACGTGGCATCATAATAATCCCTGCATGCCTCGGCCAGCTCCTCAGTCAGTCTAGCTTATGTTTCTTTCACGCCGAGGTTGTAGGCTGCTTGTTTTTCGGCCTCTGTTGCCTCCTTGGCCAACTGAGCTGCCTCTTTAGCCTTTTGCAGCTCTGCCCTTAGATCCAGCACAAGTTGCTTAGAAGTAGCCAGCTCTATCTCTGTTTGATAAAGCAACTTGTGCTGGTCCTTGGCTTGAGTCTCAGCACTTTTTAGCCTTGCTAGAGCGCTTTTTCTATCCCTCTCTGATGCAATTAGCTTGGAGAGCAGCTCCTTATTCTCCTCCTTTGCGGCCACCAAGGCCTTTTCAGTCTTGAGGTGAAGGTGGGCCTCATTCTTGACATCATTCCGAGCCCTGTTGACCCATTCCTCGGCCACAAAGACCTTCTGGGTAATCTGCACAAAAACAATATTGTAACCCCATGTGAATAGACGAGAAAGCCTATTAGTactaaaataagtaaaaagagagaaattgtGAACTTACCATAGCAAAGTCCATTTTTAGGGACAGGAAGAGGTCATGCTGCTTCAGCTTCCTCACAGCATCCATATCCTTGGGTAAAAGGAGTGGCTGCTCTAAGGCCTCAGCCACATGCGCAGAGTGACCTCTTTGGTACTCCCTGATGGAGGCATTCCAAGGACTGGCGGCCTTGTCCACCTTTAGCCAAGGAGACCAAGTACGCTGTTGTAGGCATACCTCGGCTAGGTTCTGTTCCTCTCTACTGTCCATGAATGAGAACCTCTTGTCCTTGGGATCTTTGGTAGTCTTTTGTTGTTTTGCGCCCTTCTAAGGGGGCAACTCCCCTTCCTCAATCTCTTGTATTGGCCTTTTCCTCTTCAAATCTCTCATCGCATGCAATCCGAGGTCAATGGGGAGAGGAGGGGGAGAAGGGGAAAGAGTTGGAGGAACTTGGGACTTGGGGACTTCTTGTGAAGTTACCCCCTTATTCCTGGCAGACATAAGGTCCCTCAGGCTTCTCCTTTAGATTAAagccatttcttcttcttctgaactgGAGTCAATCCAGGCAACCACAAGTCTTGGAGGATTGGCCGCGGAGAATCTATCAAAATCGACCTCAGAGTTTGAGAGCTCTATCGGCCTTTCTGGCACTTCACCTCCCTCGTCAAGGCGGAATTTGTCTATCTCGACCTCGAGGGATAAATGTGTAGAGTCTGTCTCTTCTCTCAGAGCGGCTACTTCCTGAGGGACTTGCTGAAGTGGTAACACCACGGGTGGAAGGTCTCTCAGAGCCAAAAACCCCAGCTTAGAAACGTCTATGTGATTTAATTTAGGGTCACCAGCCTTTATTGCTTGGCCTGCGTCCTGAAATGAGCGAGACAAGGGCTCGTATTCCAAAATTAAATGAGCGGCCCGTAGCTGTCTGTCTTCGCTTATGAATATCTCAGATCTCAGCACTTTGTTGAGACCTAGTATGTTGATGAAACTGAGTCTCGGAGCGACGTGATTTTTATTTGCAAAAACATCCGAGGAGGAAATCATGGTCACCCCAATAAAAACTACCATCAAAATGAGATGAAGTGTTAAAAGCGAAAGAGGATAAAATTGAGAGTGCTAAATCCCCTGCCAAAGGGACTAATCTTATGGTACCCCACCTAGCTCTCCCGCCCAAGTTGGGCAGTAAAGACCATCGTTCCACTCCCTGGAGACAATAAGGTAGTCATCCTTCATGCCTTTATTTGACTTAAGAAGGCACGATATCAGTCTGACAATGTCGGAACAATACTTGAGATAGTATCCCACGCCGGCAAGCttgtggcactcgtacatgtgaACCACATCATGCCACGTGAGCCCCAAGCCCATTTGCTCGTTGAGAGCATCTACACAACCCAAGACCCTAAATAGGTTAGGGGCGTACTGATAGGGAGTCAGTCCATGTTTAATCAGGTAATCCTTAGTTACCCTACCCATAGGAagcgtcattcctccctctatgaaagaaATCATGGGAATGACAACTTCACCCACTTCTCTATTAGTAAGAATTTGGTCTGGGACACAATATTGCAAGGCTACTCTCTGCGGAATGTGGTATCTAGCCCTAAATCCCTCCATTCCAGCTAGAGAGTCTACTAAGTGCTTAAATATACCCATCTAAGCAAACGTAGGTGACACGAAGGaagttttctaaaaaagaaagatggcCGAGGAGGTTGGCtgagaggaaaaagaaagtttaaaGAGATAGATACTTACGAAAACAAGTGTATTAAATCCTGAACCTTTAGAAAAATCTTTTATCTTTTAGGAATTTCTAAAGGAAAAGAGTTAAGGAAACTTAGGAGTGTGGAGTTTTAGTGAGTCGGAGTGCTTGAGATCTTTGGAGAGCTTGAAAATTCGTAAAATGAGGGGTGAATGATTTCTCTCAAGGCTTTATATAGATGGTGAAAATGAGTGGGAGTTATCCCgctcaaaatttcaagaaaaagatCAACTGTTGGATTTGCGCCTCATTGTTAGATCTGGGAAATAGAGTGCAACCTGGAGCAATTAATGGCGCCTTGCGGACTTTGAAGCGTCAGCGGCAATTATGGGGCGCGTAATACGGCACTCCCACACGTGTAAATCAAAGGATAAAGTAGAATTAgctcttaaaaattcaaaaccccagTTTTCTcgaataaaaggaaaaaaccgAAGTTTTGAGGAGCTATTGTAGGATTAAGGgcccaaattatatattgggccttggaccTTGTCCGAGAGCGTGGGTGGTCTGAGGAGGAACAAATGGTAAAGAACGGTTCAGGCTCAGGATTTAATGAGCAAGATGCAAATAGGAAGGTTATTTGAGaaggaatatctcctcggatACGATAAGTACAGCTCAAATATGTTTTCCAATGATCAAAGTGACCTTCTAGTGATAGAGACGtgcatcatgaacatacgaAAAGGAGGGGAATCCAAAATATCCAagaaaaagctgctaccactgcattgaatactctgcagcTACTTTCCTAGCTACATTTATGTAGAGAAGACCTctaaacagtgctgccttgacaaccacaactcacagaaagctaaagagggtgtccgatgggacaggtactcaagtgaaagctcaaatgatcaacaagtgtaggatcaagatagTCCTGAGggagatatataatgtaagagacctcCCATGAAGAGTGGATCGGAAAAACAGAAACTGAATACTATAGCAATCAAAATTGTACCTGTACtttgtttaattgatttatgtgaaaaataaCCTCCTTGAACAGTGAATTCATTTTGTTCTGTATTCCTTGTTCTTACTTGACCATCTTCTAAATCTATTCAAGCCATTGTCCAATTCATTAAAACCTAGTTctttaacccactctctacaaatttattgtactgggctcactGGACCAATATCCCACACACTTTGAGCTTGGCCTGCAAAAAGTGTCCTTACACTGAGTTTTCTATAATATGTAAGagataactaaataaatttaagTAATTTAAGCTTTGTAAACATGTGCAAGGAGACAAgaaatatgaacaaaatccatTATGGATCgttcctaaaattaaaaaaaaaaaaaaaatccattatgGGTCAGATTGGGGTCACCCTAAATAAGCCAGGAGATAAAACCCTTATCCCCTTGTTCTCTTTTGTAGGTTTTTGGCAATCCTGAAGGTCCCCCATTGTGTTTTTTTGACAATAGTTGACGTGGGAAACATAAACACGAGGATAACACGACAAACACTtgatgacaatttttttcttttcccaagaCATCCTACCTATACATAAATGATACACGATATAAACGGATCATGGCACATCAAGGTTTAGGACTTAAAAACTTCTTATGTGCTCAAGAGTAGTTTCTTTTTctgaataatatttttcattaaaccaaaaaaataaataaacaaaaaaggaagaataagaAGTTACAAAGGTGGGGAAATAAATCCATCTACCTCTTGgaactatgaaaaaaaaaccaagtttgaggatataaaaatatttcctttataagttttgtaactcaactaattgaccattttgatattttcattagaaatataaagaatttaAATCTTCCATTTTCATTGTGGCTATCAAattattgaggaaaaaaaaaaaactgttagaGCAATATTATTATGAGCAATAACATTAAAGGTCtatttggatactgcttattttactgaaaactgaaaacactatagtaaaatagtttttaaaatataaaacactgtagcaaattTATTGCTGCATTTTCACAAGTTAACTGATACGTGAACAGTACCATAAGACCCAgaatttaaaacacaaaacacaaaaatgcgTTAGGCAAACGCACGCTAACTTTAAGTTGTGCTCAAGAGTTTGTGGTGTGCACAACTCTTTCGAAACTTGTACTACACACCACTAAACACCCATATTCCATCATGTAACCAAAAGTAAAACAAAGTCAAAGAGACTGGTACAACatggtttctttttctctttttccttttttttctttttcttttttatccttaTTTTGCCTTTTCATTTCTTGATTGGTATGATTCTCATGCAAAGGGCTGATAAAACCTATTGTGAAGGAGAAGAGGGTCACATCAACCgaaaatatatattctaaacattataaattaaaaaaagaaaaaaaaaaaaaaaacatgcgtTCTAAACGCACAATGAAaatataccataaaaaaaatttaaaaactagtgggaaaaaaataataaataaataaataaataaaacaagaagaagaagaagaagagaccaAAGAAGTGATTTTACACGTTAGATCCAACAATTAATACATAACATGAATGAGCCAGCTCCATATCCCCTAGTTAAATGCTCGCAAACTATACctaattttattgttgttagaTGTGATTTGAGATAACTTGGTACTCTTCAATTGAAGAATGTAagtatgcatttttttattttttattttttatgggagcAAGTACGCATAtttgaaatcaattaaaaatgaaagagtTGAACAAAAGATAAGATCACATTATGGTGGGGattatacaaaaattttaattatcttCTGTCCCATATTTTGCATGTATTATAGCTAATCTTGTTATATAGTACAAGTATTCATGGATGGGCGATTGAAAAGCTACAATagttgcttctcaaaaaaagaaaaaaaaaaaaaaaagctacaatAGTTTATTTTAAGCAATAGGCTAAAGCCTATATGTACTAGAATCAAGCTTTTTTCACTGGAAATTCTCTTTTAAGTCCAGTTTGACAAGAAATAACCATAACAGATGTGAAACAATGCAATAATGGGTCCAAAAGGGGCTCTTGCTTTTCCCCCACTACTCCACCCCCCCctttaatcaaaattaaaagtcaCCATATTTTCAAAAGGGATCAGCTTTCAGGGTTCAAGAGAATATGCATGGATCTCCCTTCTTCAACTCTTCAATAGTATTCTAAGCAAAAAACTTTTAGCCCCCATCAAGCACTCAATGCCCACCTTTTCCTTCCCTGCAAAGTTACCAATTACTTAATAAATCTCTTTTCCAACTCCAAACTTCACTTTATTATCAACTTTGCTTTCCATTGCAATCCATGAACTTATTCCCTTAGGATCAAATCCAACCATTGATTGATGAAGGGTGGCAAATGGTTTGTACTCCCACACCCAGAAAGTCCCTAGTTTGACCTCCACCACCGCTTTCTTCATTCATCGTGTGCCTGCGTTTTGCAGGGTGTACCTGCAATAGATCACCTGCCGAGTTTTCTACATCATTTCCAATATTAGTACTGAGTATTGGATTTGAAGTACCATACAGTACTCCACACAATTTGTTCCCATCTCGAACTTGGCTATCACTGCACTTCAACCCAAAGCTCCCAAGGAATGATGGGTCAGTTGTGGTTACGCCAATTTGTGCAGCCTTTTGTAATAAAGCCGTGGCCGACATGTTTGCTGAAGGTGTTTGATGAGACTGGTGTTGTGTGCTGTACAAGGAAGGAACACTAAGAAGCTGAGTTCCAGCTTCCTTCACATCTGTTAATGGAAGTGAATTGCTTGCAGTTAGCTCTTCGGCATTACTCGAAGAGAGCTTAGTTCCAAACACCCAATTTAGCTGATAATCTGATGGTGGAGGATTTGAGCATGAAACTAGTGGATCACCAAATATTGTCCCTGAACTCACTGACCCAAGTTGATGAATCCCATGGAGATTGTTATTCCCTATTGATTCCTGGCCTTGGGATGATCCTTGGCCCATCCATAGGGATAGTCCTCGTGTAGTTTGATTGATTGCTTCTTCATTACTTGAGATTGGCttgaaaatagaagagaaatgTTGTGCCATGCTAGGCCCTAGTGGAGTCGGCATGAAATGATAGTTGATATTGTTGGCCACTGCGTTGCTCATATTGGAGGCTGCATTCAGTCTAGCTGTTTCTTCAGCTAAGGCATCGCAGAAGGCCCTATGAGTGATGAAGCTATCTCGCCtgctcacaaattttttttacaaaagattaatttaatttcaagaataatgatataaaaataaagagaggcATGAATAAAACTAAAGCATAGAATAATCATACAAAATAGAAGAAATGTAATAaatttcatatgaaaaaaattgtatttggaAATACAGTAAGTTAGATCAAATTTGTCTACATTGGTATCGAAATTATTGGAACCACCGACTAATTAttggggagagagaaaaaattacaaaagcatAACCAGCGACAGAAGTGACAAATATAGTGGGATGCTTAAGATAATGAATTCCATATGAGAAATTTTATGTAAGAAGATAAATTCATTAGAGGACGAATATCGCTCATATTTGTCTTTCTAACAAGTTCTTTGTCTTCACTAGGGCCCCTTCTCTTTTCCCTCATGtgtcatgtgtgtgtgtgtctgtgagagagagagagagagagagaggttcagACAAGGATATAcaacaaccacaaaaatcacTTTCACGCTtcatttgctttcttgttttccTTCGTTGAGGTGTTTGAGACTACTGTTGCATGAAGAAATTGATGATGATCTATATCTCACACACAGAGACAAAGATATTACAACCAcaagtattattttattgaaccTTTATTTGCCTCAATTATCTTCCTCAGACTACTGACCCTATTACTACTTTTGCAAAAAATTTCagtctcaatatatatatagcacaaTAAAATctacccaaccaaaaaaaaaaagaagcaataaTTACCTTGAAAATATTGTCCCACAGTCACATTTGTACTCCCTAGTGCCACAGGTCTTGGAGTGAGCTTTCCAATCTGACTGCACAGCATATCTCTTTGCGCACTTCTCACACTTCCACTTCTTCTCTCCATGTTTTCGGCAAAAGTGTTTCTTTATACCAGTTAGGTCTCCAAGAGCCCTAGAAGCGTGGTGGTGAACACAGCTCTTTTCGGGACACACATAAACACGCTTCCTTATTTCCTTGCTGGTCCTCTGCTTGAGCTTCCATGGAAGGTTATGTCCCCTCCGGTGGAGTTGCAAATTTTGATCTCTTTGGAAACCTTTCCCGCAAATTTCACACAAGAATCTGTTGGTGGCCATGAGGGTCTTTGGCGATAAAGCTATAACTTCAGCTTCAGGATCTGTGTCAAGGAATCAACATTTGATAAACTTTAATTACTTTGAATATACCCAATACCAtaaagaaagagtgagagagagaaaaaaaattgtaaaaggtAAGTAGATTTGAAGAGAGAAACTTGCCTGGGTTGCCTGGTtggtttctcttcttctttgaagCAGGAGGATTAGATCCAGCAATTGGGTTTTCGACAAAACCATTTGGAAGTGCTTCTTCAGCCATATTTTCTAGCATCCTAAGCTTTTTCTTCTCGGTTTGGTACTCTATCTATGAGTAACCCAGAATAAAAGTTAAGGACAACAAATTAAGTGAGTATTAATTTGTAACTGAATTAAGAGTAAACCCAGAGAGAGTGAGTTAGTTTCCTGTGGTCTCAAGTACTCTCAACCCTAACTACACAAGCTGATCATATATGCTAGAttggatctctctctctctctttctttctctctctcaatataaAATATGTTTGCAGTCATTTTAATTATCTACTTTTTAGGTGGAATAAAATACAATTATGTTGTGGGAGGCGGTGAAAAGTTAAAGTTGGCAGGGACTGAGGGGGTAAGCTAGAGGAGGTTGATATGAGAAAAGGTGCATGATGACACATATCATCAGGTCGGGAGAAAAGCTAGTTCCAATGCTTTTCTATTTGGAATGATTATCCCATAAtttgtttgctttttgttttcccAATTTTCTAATCCACACTCATCCAATCACCATTTATTAATGCCTGTTTGTTTAGTTTGATTTCACGAAGAAACCGTACATGATATTTCAAAGGAAGCTTAGGCCATCCTGTGTAATAGTTGTGTTTCCTATTgagtaaataaaatttctttaatttcaccGTCATCTATCataggaaaaattattttatggacCCATCTCAAGAGGCACGACTCTTACAAGTATATAGATTTCATGAATCATGCTTGTGAGGGGCGCATTCCATGAGACGGAGACAGAAGATACTATCAACTGCaataagatatatattaaacaatACTAACTCAACCAATTATGACATTCTAGTTTAATTTATTCTATTCACGAGCTATTTAAACCCaacattttttcccttttccacCTTTGGTGAGAGGATctgaaatatgaaaatttacaaaataatgagAACGAGTGAAAGTAGTGTTATCTCACACTACTTTATGCGGCTTTGTATACTAATACCCAAGAGACAATATTTCCACAAGGACTTGACTTAATTTTAACTCCCTCAAGttaaaatgaaattatgttTTGTATTGAAGCTAGTAAAGACGCAttcatacaaataaaaaataataataagcatCCACACATGACAACAATACTTATTCAGTCATTTCCACACCTATAATATGTACATGCAATGCCAACGGAAATCTATTTTCAATGATATGGATTATAACCACTATCACTTGTACCTCACATTACCATAGTCTCAATTCACCCAAtaactctcacacacacaaaattacaaactattaaCTCACAAATGCGAGCATCTTTCAACCCCAAAAAATCTATCAATTTATTCTTTGAAGAAACTCAATACTTTTCTTTTGAGAGTCTTCTCCTCTCCTCATGTGAAAGGATTAAAGAATAGGGTTTCATTTCGAAAAGCAATGAaaaattgttaggttctaaggatttaggatctaaatgttttagaacttcaatatgtaatgttggcaaaccatgatcaaaacttagagtctagatttaggctgctcaaagtatgtttattgtGAAGATGGAATCAAGTAATTGCATAAAATTACTATTCACTTTCTGCAAAACTCGATCAATTGAAACTCgtgcaaaatgtttttttgtagatttttttcaactcaacccaagcccatatgatgtatagggttttatgttttgccttaagtataaaaggaaaaaccctagccacatttgcAGTGTGTggttatgctgtgtgtgtgaatctcttgtgagatctagaggtgtttgccttcatacacacttagggttatcaagatcaagattaaTGTCGAAAGCTTGGTGATCGCTTCAGTTACTGCATAAAgagtttaaagaaaaacacaagtgggagtacttgtggttgttgtgaatttaagaaagaagtagtccgtgaactcggagctgtcacgtagtcgtggtagtaagttttccaCTCGAGGggcaataagatgttagtggcctaagtcgctattgtaaaacttcaattcttttatagtggatctgttttaccttgaggataactaggttaa
This genomic window contains:
- the LOC126695616 gene encoding zinc finger protein MAGPIE, translating into MLENMAEEALPNGFVENPIAGSNPPASKKKRNQPGNPDPEAEVIALSPKTLMATNRFLCEICGKGFQRDQNLQLHRRGHNLPWKLKQRTSKEIRKRVYVCPEKSCVHHHASRALGDLTGIKKHFCRKHGEKKWKCEKCAKRYAVQSDWKAHSKTCGTREYKCDCGTIFSRRDSFITHRAFCDALAEETARLNAASNMSNAVANNINYHFMPTPLGPSMAQHFSSIFKPISSNEEAINQTTRGLSLWMGQGSSQGQESIGNNNLHGIHQLGSVSSGTIFGDPLVSCSNPPPSDYQLNWVFGTKLSSSNAEELTASNSLPLTDVKEAGTQLLSVPSLYSTQHQSHQTPSANMSATALLQKAAQIGVTTTDPSFLGSFGLKCSDSQVRDGNKLCGVLYGTSNPILSTNIGNDVENSAGDLLQVHPAKRRHTMNEESGGGGQTRDFLGVGVQTICHPSSINGWI